In a genomic window of Alphaproteobacteria bacterium:
- the fliI gene encoding flagellar protein export ATPase FliI, with the protein MVTGHHFIENLGDSINELADYQLFGRVTKILGMLVEVGGVERELAIGDRCNLMPRGADPIPCEVVGFREGHALVMPFKSLDRVGLGCRAEVATAQPALFPSNAWLGRVINAFGEPIDGKGPILAGEDHMLLKNKPPAAHDRKRLGEKLDLGVRAINCFLSTTRGQRMGIFAGSGVGKSVLMSMLARYTEAEVSVIGLIGERGREVQEFLEDDLGAEGLKRSVVIVSTSDESPLMRRQAAYSTLAVAEYFRDQGKQVLCMMDSVTRFAMAQREIGLSAGEPPTSKGYPPTTFSELAKLLERAGPGVKGKGDITAFFSVLVEGDDHNEPISDAVRGIIDGHVVLERAIADRGRYPAINILRSISRSMPRCLTPEQAALVARGREIMSTYEDMQELIRLGAYRRGSDPKVDEAIMIYPKIEAFLAQKPLEKTSLADGYKQLAQVLGMAPAAAKPAAPPPKK; encoded by the coding sequence ATGGTTACGGGCCATCATTTCATCGAAAATCTGGGTGACAGCATCAACGAACTGGCGGATTACCAGCTGTTCGGGCGCGTCACGAAAATCCTCGGCATGCTGGTCGAGGTGGGCGGAGTCGAGCGCGAACTGGCGATCGGCGACCGCTGCAACCTGATGCCGCGCGGCGCAGACCCTATTCCTTGCGAAGTCGTCGGTTTCCGCGAGGGCCATGCGCTGGTGATGCCGTTCAAATCGCTCGACCGCGTCGGCCTTGGCTGCCGCGCGGAAGTGGCAACCGCGCAGCCTGCGCTGTTCCCCAGCAACGCATGGCTGGGCCGCGTCATCAACGCGTTCGGCGAACCCATCGACGGCAAAGGCCCGATCCTGGCGGGCGAAGACCACATGCTGCTGAAAAACAAACCGCCCGCAGCACACGACCGCAAACGCCTCGGCGAGAAACTCGACCTTGGCGTGCGCGCGATCAACTGTTTCCTGTCCACCACGCGCGGGCAGCGGATGGGCATTTTCGCGGGCTCGGGTGTCGGTAAATCCGTCCTGATGTCGATGCTGGCGCGTTATACCGAAGCGGAGGTATCCGTCATCGGCCTGATCGGCGAACGCGGGCGCGAGGTGCAGGAATTCCTTGAAGACGATCTGGGTGCGGAAGGCCTGAAGCGCAGCGTCGTGATCGTCTCCACATCGGATGAATCGCCGCTGATGCGCCGTCAGGCGGCTTATAGCACCCTTGCCGTCGCCGAATATTTCCGCGATCAGGGCAAACAGGTGCTGTGCATGATGGACAGCGTGACGCGCTTTGCCATGGCGCAGCGCGAAATCGGCCTGTCGGCCGGCGAGCCGCCCACATCCAAGGGGTATCCGCCCACCACATTCTCGGAACTCGCCAAACTGCTGGAACGCGCAGGTCCGGGCGTGAAGGGCAAGGGCGATATCACCGCCTTTTTCTCCGTCCTTGTCGAAGGCGACGACCACAACGAGCCTATTTCCGATGCCGTACGCGGGATCATCGACGGCCACGTGGTGCTGGAACGCGCGATTGCCGATCGCGGGCGCTATCCTGCGATCAATATTTTACGCTCGATTTCACGCTCCATGCCGCGCTGCCTGACGCCGGAGCAGGCGGCATTGGTGGCGCGCGGGCGCGAAATCATGTCCACCTATGAAGACATGCAGGAACTCATCCGCCTGGGCGCCTATCGCCGCGGGTCGGACCCCAAGGTCGATGAAGCGATCATGATCTATCCGAAGATCGAGGCGTTCCTGGCGCAAAAACCGCTTGAAAAGACTTCACTCGCCGATGGTTACAAGCAACTGGCGCAGGTGCTGGGCATGGCGCCCGCCGCCGCGAAACCCGCAGCGCCGCCGCCCAAGAAGTAA
- a CDS encoding flagellar FliJ family protein — MADLSVLIRLHKYELDEKRRALSELHGQMAEMERRRRELERSFEAEKEAIRLNGDVHFTFAQYAETVRQQQRDMIEEEQQLEKHIEKAKEDLMETFSELKKYEMTQEERARLEAEEQAIKESREMDAIGLEGFRRKSDEQN; from the coding sequence ATGGCCGACCTTTCCGTCCTGATCCGCCTGCATAAATACGAGCTTGACGAAAAACGCCGCGCGCTCAGCGAACTGCACGGGCAAATGGCCGAAATGGAACGGAGAAGGCGTGAGCTGGAGCGCAGTTTCGAGGCCGAAAAAGAAGCCATTCGTTTAAATGGCGACGTCCATTTCACCTTCGCGCAATACGCCGAAACCGTACGCCAGCAGCAGCGCGACATGATCGAGGAAGAACAGCAGCTGGAAAAGCATATCGAGAAGGCCAAAGAAGATTTGATGGAAACCTTCAGCGAGCTGAAAAAATACGAAATGACGCAGGAGGAACGCGCGCGGCTGGAGGCGGAGGAACAGGCCATCAAGGAAAGCCGCGAGATGGACGCGATCGGGCTTGAAGGGTTCCGCCGGAAAAGCGATGAGCAAAACTGA
- a CDS encoding MinD/ParA family protein, translating into MTTKTKQPTAKTTGDAPAQKLFAVASGKGGVGKTWFSITLCHALAQRGKKVLLFDGDLGLANIDVQLGLMAKRDLNDVIEGNLTLAQIITPYEEGGFDVIAGRSGHGSLSAMALPRLQELMEQIRGLLPKYDAIIIDLGAGIDRTVRFMAAAADVAFVVTTDEPTALTDAYAFIKLSHAAGHGDNLKVIVNQTGSEKEGEATYGTILKAAKNFLKISPPLMGIIRQDKRVREAIRAQTPFLVRSPNTDTAHDLEKIADRVVAEILA; encoded by the coding sequence ATGACAACGAAAACGAAACAGCCGACAGCCAAGACCACAGGCGACGCGCCCGCGCAAAAACTGTTTGCCGTGGCCTCCGGCAAGGGCGGTGTGGGCAAGACATGGTTTTCCATCACGCTATGCCACGCGCTGGCGCAGCGCGGGAAAAAGGTGCTGCTGTTCGACGGCGATTTGGGATTGGCAAATATCGACGTACAGCTGGGATTGATGGCGAAACGCGACCTGAACGACGTGATCGAGGGCAATTTAACCCTCGCGCAAATCATCACCCCCTATGAAGAAGGCGGGTTTGACGTGATCGCAGGGCGTTCGGGTCATGGCTCGCTCTCCGCCATGGCGCTGCCGCGTTTGCAGGAATTGATGGAGCAGATCCGCGGGCTGCTGCCGAAATATGATGCGATCATCATCGACCTTGGCGCGGGCATCGACCGCACGGTGCGGTTTATGGCGGCCGCCGCCGATGTGGCCTTTGTCGTCACGACCGATGAACCGACCGCGCTGACCGACGCTTATGCCTTTATTAAACTCAGCCACGCCGCAGGCCATGGCGACAACCTGAAAGTGATCGTCAACCAGACGGGCAGCGAAAAGGAAGGCGAAGCGACCTATGGCACGATCCTGAAGGCCGCGAAGAACTTCCTGAAAATATCGCCGCCGCTGATGGGCATCATCCGGCAGGACAAACGCGTGCGCGAGGCGATCCGCGCGCAAACGCCGTTCCTTGTGCGATCCCCAAATACCGACACGGCGCATGACCTTGAAAAAATCGCCGACCGCGTGGTCGCCGAAATCCTCGCCTAG
- a CDS encoding ATP-binding protein, giving the protein MRLKSFEAKTMTDAMRQIKEALGDDAIIVSTKEAGGWIRVTAAVEQDELPASQKPKANTARDSQPYDEEEMIEMITDALLKHRVPGNVSEKIVAAAMVLPAREPKKMLAGALGKIFKFDTPAKKTTKPLILVGPPGAGKTLMTAKMAAAAVMAGQKPAIITTDIARAGGIEQLSAFLDIMKLPLYQAEDAKTLAAALAKVKNASPVIIDTGGLNPFDPAEMKTLLKLMGVADMDAALVLPAGFDAEESAEMAMTFDIIGVRRLIPTRLDFARRIGGILSAADKGGLVFSAASHTPNVANGILTLTPDTLADFLMPHVPATGKAKKGKP; this is encoded by the coding sequence ATGCGCCTTAAATCCTTCGAAGCCAAAACGATGACCGACGCCATGCGCCAGATCAAGGAAGCGCTGGGCGACGATGCCATCATCGTCAGCACCAAGGAAGCGGGCGGCTGGATCCGCGTGACGGCGGCGGTGGAGCAGGACGAACTGCCCGCGTCGCAGAAGCCCAAAGCCAACACCGCGCGCGACTCGCAGCCCTATGACGAAGAAGAAATGATCGAGATGATCACCGACGCGCTGCTGAAACACCGCGTGCCGGGCAATGTCAGCGAAAAAATCGTCGCTGCCGCGATGGTGCTGCCGGCGCGTGAGCCCAAGAAAATGCTGGCGGGCGCGCTGGGAAAAATATTCAAATTCGATACGCCTGCGAAGAAAACGACTAAGCCGCTGATCCTTGTCGGCCCGCCGGGTGCGGGCAAGACGCTGATGACGGCGAAGATGGCGGCCGCCGCCGTGATGGCAGGGCAGAAACCCGCAATCATCACGACCGATATCGCGCGCGCGGGCGGCATCGAACAGCTTTCCGCCTTCCTCGACATCATGAAACTGCCGCTCTATCAGGCGGAAGACGCGAAGACGCTGGCAGCGGCGCTGGCGAAGGTCAAGAACGCCTCCCCCGTGATCATCGACACCGGCGGATTGAATCCGTTCGACCCCGCCGAGATGAAAACGCTGCTGAAGCTGATGGGCGTCGCCGATATGGACGCGGCGCTGGTGCTGCCCGCAGGGTTTGATGCGGAGGAAAGCGCGGAAATGGCGATGACGTTTGATATCATCGGAGTGCGCCGCCTGATCCCCACGCGCCTTGATTTCGCGCGCCGCATCGGCGGCATTCTCAGCGCGGCAGACAAGGGCGGCCTTGTGTTCAGCGCCGCCAGCCATACGCCCAATGTGGCGAACGGCATCCTGACACTCACACCCGACACTCTCGCCGATTTCCTGATGCCGCATGTTCCGGCCACAGGCAAGGCGAAGAAAGGCAAGCCATGA
- the flhA gene encoding flagellar biosynthesis protein FlhA translates to MAEAGATGFRSNFRLRSDVIFAFGIIAILTVLILPMPSWLLDACLALSLTFSVLILMTVLFIEKPLELSSFPTILLVATMIRLALNLASTRLILAHGHEGKDAAGHVIEAFGSFVMGDNFVIGIIVFAILTIVNFVVITKGAGRIAEVAARFSLDAMPGKQMAIDADLSAGMIDEKEARFRRSQLEQESTFFGAMDGSAKFVRGDAIAGLLIVFINVVAGMVIGMVQKDLSFEDASHFYTHLTIGDGLVTQIPALIVSIASGMLVSKAGVSGSAEKAVFSQLSNYPQALIMSAVLMGVLAVIPGIPALPFLLMAATAGVFAYNTLETRKKTAVAKANEEQAAIAKAPVAEEPISKALAIDNIRVELGYGLLPLVNNPEKGRLTDQIKGLRRQLAEDMGFILPSVRIQDNLQLPANSYVVRIKEIEAGKGDIRPDMLLCMNPTGDKIEIPGEATREPTFGLPAMWISPDYREEAHFRGYTVVDPATVVTTHITEVIKDNMPDLLSYAETQKLLDELPKTHQKLVADVIPTKITVTGLQRVLQNLVSERISIRDLPTILEGVAEATGFTSNVTMITEHVRARLARQICDQNSNNAGILPLVTLSGEWEQAFSEALVGQGEEKQLAMAPSRLQQFIQSVRTVYEDMAMKGESPVLLTSPGIRPYVRSIIERFRPQTIVMSQNEIHPRAKIRTFAQIT, encoded by the coding sequence ATGGCAGAGGCAGGCGCAACAGGTTTCCGCAGCAATTTCAGGCTTCGCAGCGACGTGATCTTTGCCTTCGGCATTATCGCGATCCTGACGGTCCTGATTTTGCCGATGCCGTCCTGGCTGCTGGATGCCTGCCTTGCGCTGTCGCTCACTTTCTCCGTCCTGATCCTGATGACGGTGCTATTTATCGAAAAACCGCTGGAACTGTCGTCGTTCCCGACCATCCTGCTGGTCGCGACCATGATAAGGCTTGCGCTCAACCTTGCTTCCACACGATTAATTCTGGCGCACGGCCATGAAGGCAAGGACGCGGCCGGCCATGTGATCGAGGCCTTCGGCAGTTTCGTCATGGGCGACAATTTCGTCATCGGTATCATCGTCTTCGCGATTTTGACGATCGTCAACTTCGTCGTCATCACCAAGGGCGCGGGCCGCATCGCCGAAGTCGCGGCGCGTTTCAGTTTGGATGCGATGCCCGGCAAGCAGATGGCGATCGATGCCGACCTTTCGGCCGGCATGATCGACGAAAAAGAGGCGCGCTTCCGCCGCTCCCAACTGGAGCAGGAAAGCACCTTCTTCGGCGCGATGGACGGCTCGGCCAAATTCGTGCGCGGCGACGCGATCGCGGGCCTGCTGATCGTCTTCATCAACGTGGTGGCCGGCATGGTCATCGGCATGGTGCAAAAAGACCTGAGCTTCGAGGACGCGTCGCATTTCTACACCCACCTGACCATCGGCGACGGCCTTGTCACGCAAATCCCCGCGCTGATCGTCTCTATCGCCTCCGGTATGCTCGTCTCCAAGGCGGGTGTCAGCGGCTCGGCGGAAAAGGCCGTTTTCTCGCAGCTCAGCAATTACCCGCAGGCGCTGATCATGAGCGCCGTGTTGATGGGCGTGCTGGCCGTCATCCCCGGCATCCCCGCCCTGCCCTTCCTCCTGATGGCGGCAACGGCGGGCGTCTTCGCCTACAACACGCTCGAAACCCGCAAGAAAACCGCCGTGGCGAAAGCAAACGAAGAACAGGCGGCGATTGCCAAGGCGCCGGTCGCGGAAGAACCGATTTCGAAAGCATTGGCGATCGACAATATCCGCGTCGAACTCGGCTATGGCCTGCTGCCGCTTGTGAACAACCCCGAAAAAGGCCGCCTGACCGACCAGATCAAGGGCCTGCGCCGCCAGCTGGCGGAGGATATGGGCTTTATCCTGCCTTCCGTGCGTATCCAGGATAACCTGCAGCTGCCCGCCAATTCATACGTCGTGCGCATCAAGGAAATAGAGGCCGGCAAGGGCGATATCCGCCCCGACATGCTGCTCTGCATGAACCCGACGGGCGATAAAATTGAAATCCCCGGCGAAGCGACGCGCGAACCCACCTTTGGCCTGCCCGCCATGTGGATCAGCCCCGATTACCGCGAGGAAGCGCATTTCCGCGGCTACACCGTCGTCGATCCCGCAACGGTCGTGACCACGCATATCACCGAAGTCATCAAGGACAACATGCCCGACCTGCTGTCCTATGCCGAAACGCAGAAGCTGCTGGACGAACTGCCCAAGACGCACCAGAAACTGGTCGCCGATGTCATCCCGACGAAAATCACCGTCACCGGCCTGCAGCGCGTATTGCAGAACTTGGTTTCCGAGCGCATCTCCATCCGCGACCTGCCCACCATTCTGGAAGGCGTGGCGGAGGCGACAGGCTTTACCAGCAACGTCACCATGATCACCGAACATGTGCGCGCGCGCCTTGCCCGCCAGATCTGCGACCAGAACAGCAACAATGCGGGCATCCTGCCGCTCGTGACATTGTCCGGCGAATGGGAACAGGCTTTCTCCGAAGCACTGGTAGGACAGGGCGAGGAAAAACAGCTCGCCATGGCGCCGTCCCGCCTGCAGCAATTCATTCAATCTGTGCGCACGGTATATGAAGACATGGCGATGAAGGGCGAAAGCCCCGTGCTGCTGACCAGCCCCGGCATCCGCCCCTATGTGCGCTCCATCATCGAACGGTTCCGCCCGCAAACGATCGTGATGTCGCAGAACGAAATCCACCCGCGCGCGAAAATCCGCACCTTCGCGCAAATAACGTGA
- a CDS encoding sigma-54-dependent Fis family transcriptional regulator, protein MRLMIVGSLNGQISTAGKIAIGRGAKVTHTEDAEQALGALRSGRGADLIMIDVKQDIAGFIDHLKEERFVVPVVACGINTDAATAVRAIKAGAKEYIPLPPNAELIAAVLQAVTEESNAMIAGDASMKAILQVADRVAPSDATILITGESGTGKEVMSRYIHQKSKRANGPFISINCAAIPESLLESELFGHEKGAFTGAVARRTGKFEEANGGTLLLDEVSEMHPALQAKLLRAIQERVIDRVGGNTPVKVDIRLIATSNRDMEQTVREGKFREDLYFRLNVINLALPPLRERPADIVPLASMFAAKYSEQNGLPNKRLSPAATEKLRAHHWQGNVRELENTMHRAVLVSQEAEIEATAIMLAGQKAASVAQTAAATAKAVEKAAAPAASGEQPALVGRTVADVERELILNTLDHCLGNRTHAANILGISIRTLRNKLKEYGDAGLSVAEGGK, encoded by the coding sequence ATGCGCCTGATGATCGTCGGCAGCCTCAACGGCCAAATCAGCACGGCTGGCAAAATTGCCATCGGCCGCGGGGCCAAGGTCACGCATACCGAAGACGCGGAACAGGCGCTGGGCGCACTGCGTTCCGGCCGCGGCGCGGACCTTATCATGATCGATGTGAAGCAGGATATCGCGGGCTTTATCGATCACCTGAAGGAAGAACGTTTTGTCGTGCCCGTGGTTGCCTGCGGCATCAACACCGATGCCGCCACCGCCGTGCGTGCGATCAAGGCGGGCGCGAAGGAATACATCCCCCTGCCCCCGAATGCCGAACTGATCGCGGCCGTGCTGCAGGCCGTGACGGAAGAAAGCAACGCCATGATCGCAGGCGATGCCAGTATGAAGGCGATTTTGCAGGTCGCCGACCGCGTTGCGCCGTCGGATGCCACGATACTCATCACCGGCGAAAGCGGCACGGGTAAAGAGGTGATGTCGCGCTACATCCACCAGAAGAGCAAGCGCGCAAACGGCCCCTTCATTTCCATCAACTGCGCCGCCATCCCGGAATCCCTGCTGGAATCAGAACTGTTCGGCCATGAAAAGGGCGCATTCACCGGTGCCGTCGCCCGCCGCACGGGCAAGTTCGAGGAAGCCAACGGCGGCACGCTGCTGCTCGACGAAGTGAGCGAAATGCACCCCGCGCTGCAGGCGAAACTGCTGCGCGCCATCCAGGAGCGCGTCATCGACCGCGTCGGCGGCAATACGCCCGTCAAGGTCGATATCCGCCTGATCGCAACCTCCAACCGCGACATGGAACAGACCGTGCGCGAAGGCAAATTCCGCGAAGACCTTTATTTCCGCCTGAACGTCATCAACCTCGCGCTGCCGCCCTTGCGCGAACGCCCGGCCGATATCGTGCCGCTGGCATCGATGTTCGCCGCCAAATACAGCGAACAGAACGGGCTGCCGAACAAGCGCCTGTCGCCCGCCGCCACCGAAAAACTGCGCGCCCACCATTGGCAGGGCAACGTGCGGGAGCTTGAAAACACCATGCACCGCGCCGTGCTGGTGTCGCAGGAAGCCGAGATCGAGGCGACAGCCATCATGCTGGCCGGGCAAAAAGCCGCCAGCGTCGCACAAACCGCCGCCGCCACCGCGAAAGCCGTCGAAAAAGCGGCCGCGCCCGCCGCATCGGGCGAGCAACCCGCGCTTGTCGGCCGCACGGTCGCCGATGTGGAGCGCGAACTGATCCTGAATACGCTCGATCATTGTCTGGGCAACCGCACCCATGCCGCCAACATCCTCGGCATTTCGATCCGCACGCTGCGCAACAAGCTGAAAGAATACGGCGATGCCGGCCTGTCGGTCGCGGAAGGCGGGAAATAA
- the fliN gene encoding flagellar motor switch protein FliN: MQEHVTTEVRKKDIDAIYDIPVQISAVLGKSTMQVSQLLKLGRGAVVELDRKVGEAIDIYVNNRLVARGEVIVVEDRLGVTMTEIVKSDRSPT; this comes from the coding sequence CTGCAAGAGCATGTGACGACCGAAGTCCGCAAAAAGGATATCGACGCCATCTACGACATCCCCGTGCAGATTTCCGCCGTGCTGGGCAAATCGACCATGCAGGTCAGCCAGCTGCTGAAACTGGGCCGCGGCGCGGTCGTGGAACTGGACCGCAAGGTCGGCGAGGCGATTGACATCTACGTCAACAACCGCCTGGTCGCGCGCGGCGAAGTGATCGTGGTCGAAGACCGCCTTGGTGTCACGATGACCGAAATCGTGAAATCCGACCGCTCGCCTACCTAA
- the fliG gene encoding flagellar motor switch protein FliG yields MRVREDYRTLSGAEKASILLLSLGEEYTSKVFEALDEEEILVLSQTMSNLGKVSAGVIERLFIEFAESITSTSSLVGSLDSTERLLQKVLGKDKVDNIMEEIRGPAGRTMWEKLSNVNEDILANFLQKEYPQTVAVVLSKITAEHSARTLALLPEGFAMEVVMRMLRMEAVQKEVLDDVEKTLRTEFMMNLAKTSRRDSHEIMAEIFNNLERATEAKFMTNLEERNPDAAEKIRSLMFTFEDLGRLDPSAIQTVIRSANKEMLPLALKGASDAMKDLFFSNMSERAAKIMKEDMGAMGPVRLKDVEEAQASLVSTAKDLADRGEIAIVTSKDEDELIY; encoded by the coding sequence ATGCGCGTACGTGAAGATTACCGCACGCTGAGCGGGGCCGAAAAGGCCTCGATCCTGCTGTTGTCGCTGGGCGAAGAATACACGTCCAAGGTGTTCGAGGCGCTGGACGAGGAAGAAATCCTGGTGCTGTCGCAGACCATGTCGAACCTCGGCAAGGTCAGCGCGGGCGTGATCGAGCGCCTGTTCATCGAATTCGCGGAAAGCATCACCTCCACCTCCTCCCTCGTCGGCTCGCTCGATTCAACCGAACGCCTGCTGCAAAAGGTGCTGGGCAAGGATAAAGTCGATAACATCATGGAGGAAATCCGCGGCCCCGCCGGCCGTACCATGTGGGAAAAACTGTCCAACGTGAACGAAGACATTCTGGCGAACTTCCTGCAAAAGGAATATCCGCAGACCGTCGCCGTGGTGCTGTCGAAAATCACCGCCGAACACTCCGCCCGCACCCTTGCGCTGTTGCCCGAAGGCTTTGCGATGGAAGTCGTGATGCGCATGCTGCGCATGGAGGCGGTGCAGAAGGAAGTGCTGGATGACGTCGAAAAGACACTCCGTACCGAATTCATGATGAACCTCGCGAAAACCAGCCGCCGCGACAGTCACGAGATTATGGCGGAGATTTTCAATAACCTGGAGCGCGCAACCGAAGCCAAGTTCATGACGAACCTGGAGGAGCGCAACCCCGACGCCGCCGAGAAAATCCGCAGCCTGATGTTCACCTTCGAAGATCTCGGCCGCCTTGATCCGTCGGCAATCCAGACGGTTATCCGCTCGGCCAACAAGGAAATGCTGCCGCTCGCGCTCAAGGGCGCGTCGGATGCGATGAAAGACCTGTTCTTCTCGAACATGTCGGAACGCGCGGCCAAGATCATGAAAGAAGACATGGGCGCCATGGGCCCCGTGCGCCTGAAGGATGTGGAGGAAGCGCAAGCGAGCCTCGTTTCCACGGCAAAAGATCTGGCGGACCGCGGCGAAATTGCGATTGTCACCTCGAAGGATGAAGATGAGCTCATCTACTAA
- the fliF gene encoding flagellar M-ring protein FliF — MDSLLESLKNLGPGRLIMMLATFFGLIIFFVFIAVRSSAPSLSPLYNGLSISDATEISAKLDNSSIPYALSDDGTKISVPHKDIARAKMLLLAEGLPRNGAMGNELYDQKGKFGVTSFEQNSMAKRALEGELARTIGMIDQVRSARVQLVLPQRELFSRDRQPASASVFVNLRSPGNIGNEQIMAIRQLVAAAVPQLKANSVAVVDQSGNVLARAEDEQSRDSLSRNADDMRKTYETRTKASIEDIVGRVVGFEKVRAAVTAKMNFDVLNRNSESYNPDGQVVRSTQSVTEENSDTSASSNGNGAVTVANNLPGLPNGGNAAQAGSKNNRTEETTNYEITKTVETLVREGGEIEKLSISVLVDGSYAPDTAAQKPKDAPADWAAPMKYTPRSADELAKIASLVKSAVGYDESRGDTVEVVNMQFAQSEMFDPSPVANDTIFGFPKSDILGMAETMALSLVAILVILLVLRPLAIHFAAAARAPRTAGEGGGDAPMLAGGPQQAQLAGPGGTAGMISGPSELESMIDMSSVEGKVKASSVQKISDLVTNHPNETVSVIRQWMSQEN, encoded by the coding sequence TTGGATTCGTTACTGGAATCGCTGAAAAATTTGGGTCCCGGACGCCTGATCATGATGCTGGCCACCTTCTTTGGCCTGATCATCTTCTTCGTCTTTATCGCCGTACGCTCAAGCGCCCCTTCGCTCAGCCCGCTTTACAACGGGTTGTCGATATCCGACGCGACGGAAATTTCCGCCAAGCTGGATAATTCCAGCATCCCGTATGCCTTGAGCGACGACGGCACCAAAATTTCGGTTCCGCACAAGGATATCGCCCGCGCCAAAATGCTGCTGCTGGCCGAAGGCCTGCCCCGCAACGGCGCGATGGGCAACGAGTTGTATGACCAGAAAGGCAAGTTCGGCGTCACGAGCTTCGAGCAAAACAGCATGGCGAAGCGTGCGCTGGAGGGCGAGCTTGCCCGCACCATCGGCATGATCGACCAGGTACGCTCCGCCCGCGTGCAGCTGGTGCTGCCGCAGCGCGAACTGTTCAGCCGCGACCGCCAGCCCGCTTCGGCTTCGGTTTTCGTGAACCTGCGCAGCCCCGGCAATATCGGCAACGAACAGATCATGGCGATCCGCCAGCTAGTGGCCGCCGCCGTGCCGCAATTGAAGGCCAATTCCGTCGCCGTCGTCGACCAGAGCGGCAACGTGCTTGCCCGCGCCGAGGACGAGCAAAGCCGCGACAGCCTGAGCCGCAACGCCGACGACATGCGCAAAACCTATGAAACCCGCACCAAGGCGTCGATCGAAGATATCGTGGGCCGCGTGGTCGGCTTTGAAAAAGTCCGCGCCGCCGTCACCGCCAAGATGAATTTCGACGTGCTGAACCGCAATTCCGAAAGCTATAACCCCGACGGCCAGGTCGTGCGCTCGACACAGAGCGTGACGGAAGAAAATTCCGACACCTCCGCTTCGTCGAACGGCAACGGCGCGGTCACAGTCGCCAACAACCTGCCCGGCCTGCCGAACGGCGGCAATGCCGCTCAGGCCGGTTCAAAAAATAACCGCACCGAGGAAACCACGAACTACGAAATCACCAAGACGGTGGAGACGCTCGTGCGCGAAGGCGGCGAGATTGAAAAGCTTTCCATCTCCGTCCTCGTCGATGGCAGCTATGCGCCCGATACCGCCGCGCAAAAACCGAAAGATGCGCCCGCCGACTGGGCTGCGCCGATGAAATACACGCCCCGCTCGGCGGATGAACTCGCCAAGATCGCGTCGCTCGTCAAATCGGCGGTCGGTTACGACGAAAGCCGCGGCGACACGGTCGAGGTCGTCAACATGCAGTTCGCGCAGAGCGAGATGTTCGACCCCTCGCCCGTCGCCAACGACACCATTTTCGGCTTCCCCAAATCCGACATCCTCGGCATGGCGGAAACAATGGCGCTCAGCCTTGTGGCGATCCTTGTGATCCTGCTCGTCCTGCGCCCGCTGGCGATACATTTTGCGGCTGCTGCCCGCGCTCCGCGCACGGCAGGCGAAGGCGGCGGCGATGCGCCGATGCTGGCCGGCGGCCCGCAACAGGCGCAGCTGGCAGGCCCCGGCGGCACAGCCGGCATGATCAGCGGCCCGTCGGAGCTTGAATCCATGATCGACATGTCGTCGGTCGAGGGAAAAGTAAAGGCCTCGTCGGTGCAGAAAATTTCAGACCTCGTGACCAACCACCCGAATGAAACCGTTTCGGTCATTCGCCAGTGGATGTCGCAGGAAAATTGA
- the flaF gene encoding flagellar biosynthesis regulator FlaF: protein MSNPQNPYGAAVNAYGATATANDPRALEGKILLKAASKLEDLANRLRGGENVRVAERGEILEYNQKLWQVFVSDTMNPDHPLPQEIKNNIATLALFIFKRTLELLADTNPDKIQALIDINRNIAAGVLKKPAGAKPDAQPSKADTKPIDSEA from the coding sequence GTGTCTAATCCGCAAAACCCTTACGGTGCCGCCGTCAACGCCTATGGCGCGACCGCGACGGCGAACGACCCCCGCGCCCTTGAAGGCAAAATCCTGCTGAAGGCCGCGTCGAAACTGGAAGACCTCGCCAACCGCCTGCGCGGCGGCGAAAACGTGCGCGTGGCGGAGCGCGGCGAGATTTTGGAATACAACCAGAAGCTCTGGCAGGTGTTCGTCAGCGACACGATGAACCCCGACCATCCCCTGCCCCAGGAAATCAAGAACAACATTGCAACGCTGGCGCTGTTCATTTTCAAGCGGACGCTGGAACTGCTGGCTGACACCAATCCCGACAAAATTCAGGCGCTGATCGACATCAACCGCAACATCGCCGCCGGCGTGCTGAAAAAACCGGCGGGCGCGAAACCCGACGCGCAACCGTCCAAGGCCGATACAAAGCCGATCGACAGCGAAGCATAA